The following coding sequences are from one Bifidobacterium sp. window:
- the sucD gene encoding succinate--CoA ligase subunit alpha yields MTLFINPQAKVIVQGMTGHQGMTHTARMLAAGTDIVGGVNPRKADTSVSFDDAQGHTIDIPVFANCQIAKDATGASASVIFVPPRFAKAAIVEAIEAHIELIVVITEGIPVSDTAYCVALAQEQGCTIIGPNCPGLITLPNNDDVKGTNLGIIPDGIVTSGPLGLVSKSGTLTYQLMGELADIGFTACLGVGGDPIVGTTLLEALQAFESDDNTKACILIGEIGGDAEQEAAQWAHQHMTKPIVAYIAGFTAPEGRQMGHAGAIVSGGKGTAQAKQEALEAVGIRVGKTPGQTAEIMREVLAGAGQ; encoded by the coding sequence ATGACCTTGTTCATCAATCCACAGGCAAAAGTCATTGTGCAAGGTATGACTGGTCATCAGGGAATGACACATACAGCAAGAATGCTGGCAGCAGGAACTGACATCGTAGGAGGGGTCAACCCGCGTAAAGCAGATACGAGTGTTAGCTTCGATGATGCTCAAGGACACACAATCGACATTCCTGTTTTCGCTAATTGTCAGATAGCTAAGGATGCTACAGGAGCAAGTGCCAGTGTTATTTTCGTTCCTCCTCGTTTTGCCAAGGCAGCAATAGTCGAGGCGATTGAAGCACATATTGAGCTCATTGTGGTCATCACCGAAGGCATCCCCGTATCTGATACTGCATACTGCGTCGCTCTTGCACAGGAACAAGGCTGCACAATTATTGGTCCTAATTGCCCTGGCTTGATTACTTTGCCTAACAATGATGATGTCAAGGGCACGAATTTGGGTATTATTCCTGATGGCATTGTGACTAGTGGACCATTAGGTTTGGTCTCAAAATCAGGAACGCTTACATATCAGTTAATGGGGGAGCTTGCGGATATAGGCTTCACCGCATGCTTGGGCGTCGGCGGCGATCCGATTGTAGGCACTACGCTATTAGAAGCCCTCCAGGCATTCGAATCAGATGACAATACTAAGGCTTGCATACTTATCGGTGAAATTGGTGGAGATGCCGAGCAAGAGGCAGCACAGTGGGCACATCAGCACATGACCAAGCCTATAGTCGCCTACATCGCTGGTTTTACCGCTCCTGAAGGACGCCAAATGGGACACGCAGGAGCAATAGTTTCTGGAGGCAAAGGAACTGCTCAAGCCAAGCAGGAAGCACTTGAAGCTGTTGGCATACGGGTTGGGAAAACGCCTGGCCAAACTGCCGAAATAATGCGCGAGGTACTGGCGGGTGCCGGTCAGTGA
- the sucC gene encoding ADP-forming succinate--CoA ligase subunit beta, protein MDLYEYQARELLEEQGIAVPRAIFAQNSHEVAAAADEIGYPCVIKAQVKTGHRGQAGGIKLAANRDDAILTSEQILPMSIHGHKCSGVLVTEAKNILHEYYVSISVDRASRDFDVLATAHGGTEVETIAKQHPEAVKRLHIGALEDFDLAAATEMAKSIGFYHADVHQAANILLNMWRVFKENDATLVEINPLAKVGDPDDEASKSLSALDAKISLDDNAAFRHNGWIRFADPVQTDPYEQQAREHGLHYVHLNGEVGVIGNGAGLVMSSLDAVSGAGEEQGTGIKPANFLDIGGGATAEVMSRSLSIVLSDPQVASVLVNIYGGITRCDVVAEGILEALKTINSAKAIVIRFDGNAAAEGLATIDAAHNPRLHVAPTMEDAAQLAASLASQLSAVSLGVLPERSVSVETSQEGR, encoded by the coding sequence ATGGATTTGTATGAATACCAGGCTCGAGAATTATTGGAGGAGCAGGGGATCGCAGTTCCGCGTGCAATATTTGCGCAGAACTCACATGAAGTAGCTGCCGCGGCTGATGAGATTGGTTACCCCTGTGTGATTAAGGCACAGGTAAAAACCGGTCATCGCGGGCAGGCTGGGGGGATTAAACTCGCTGCGAACAGAGATGACGCCATTCTCACTTCAGAGCAAATTTTGCCCATGAGCATACACGGACATAAATGTAGTGGCGTTCTTGTCACAGAAGCCAAGAACATCTTGCATGAGTATTACGTTTCTATATCAGTCGACCGTGCCTCAAGGGATTTCGATGTTTTAGCCACAGCACACGGTGGCACAGAGGTAGAAACAATTGCTAAACAGCATCCAGAAGCAGTCAAAAGACTGCATATAGGGGCACTTGAGGATTTCGATCTTGCTGCAGCTACTGAAATGGCAAAAAGCATAGGCTTCTATCATGCTGATGTGCATCAGGCGGCCAATATTCTACTCAATATGTGGCGCGTTTTTAAAGAAAACGATGCCACTCTGGTTGAGATTAATCCGCTTGCAAAAGTAGGAGACCCCGACGATGAGGCTTCAAAATCATTATCCGCGCTGGATGCCAAAATCTCGTTAGATGACAATGCAGCCTTCCGCCATAATGGTTGGATTCGTTTCGCAGACCCCGTTCAAACTGATCCTTATGAACAGCAAGCCAGAGAACACGGATTGCACTACGTCCATCTCAATGGAGAAGTTGGCGTCATAGGCAACGGCGCAGGACTGGTAATGAGTTCACTGGATGCAGTTTCTGGAGCTGGCGAGGAGCAGGGAACAGGTATTAAACCTGCAAACTTCCTCGACATTGGTGGTGGTGCTACAGCAGAAGTGATGAGCAGAAGCCTATCGATTGTTCTCTCTGACCCTCAAGTTGCTTCCGTATTAGTTAACATCTACGGCGGTATCACGCGATGTGACGTTGTAGCCGAAGGTATTCTTGAAGCTTTGAAAACCATCAATTCAGCAAAAGCCATTGTGATACGTTTTGACGGCAATGCCGCGGCCGAAGGTCTAGCCACCATCGACGCAGCACATAACCCACGATTACATGTAGCTCCAACGATGGAAGACGCTGCACAACTTGCTGCATCCCTTGCATCCCAGTTGAGTGCTGTTTCTCTTGGTGTGCTCCCTGAGCGTTCAGTATCCGTAGAAACTTCACAGGAGGGTCGCTGA
- a CDS encoding adenine phosphoribosyltransferase, whose amino-acid sequence MSKSDITAGDITSVKSLQTDDIDYIISLFRSTRDFPKEGILFRDFMPILADTRGFSLLITAMIDALPVSADEIDAVAGLEARGFLLGPVVAHALGKSFIAVRKAGKLPPKTLRETYALEYGSACVEIEEHACNQGERVLIIDDLIATGGSAHAAANLIEAAGANVVGYSFVMELEGLDGRDALEHRPVSSLFSMPA is encoded by the coding sequence ATGTCCAAGTCCGACATTACAGCAGGTGACATCACATCAGTGAAGTCATTGCAGACGGACGATATCGATTACATTATTTCTCTCTTTAGGAGCACACGCGATTTTCCGAAAGAAGGAATACTGTTTAGAGATTTCATGCCGATACTGGCTGATACTCGTGGTTTTTCACTGCTCATTACAGCAATGATTGATGCCTTACCTGTATCTGCGGATGAAATTGATGCCGTCGCCGGACTTGAGGCTAGGGGATTCCTCTTGGGACCTGTAGTAGCCCACGCTTTAGGTAAAAGTTTTATTGCAGTCCGCAAAGCGGGAAAATTACCCCCAAAAACTCTTCGCGAGACTTATGCTTTGGAATATGGTTCCGCGTGTGTAGAAATAGAAGAGCATGCGTGTAATCAAGGCGAAAGAGTATTGATCATCGACGATCTCATTGCCACAGGAGGTTCAGCGCATGCTGCTGCAAATCTGATTGAAGCGGCCGGCGCTAATGTTGTTGGGTACAGTTTTGTCATGGAGTTGGAAGGACTAGATGGTCGCGATGCTTTGGAACATCGTCCAGTCAGTTCACTATTTTCCATGCCAGCGTAG
- a CDS encoding preprotein translocase subunit YajC, with translation MEYGFMIVVIVFMVALMWWQSRKSKQQQSKVQDFRQSLQPGTLVATFSGLIGTVVSVDLDKDQIVIDSEGTQSRWRIQAITEPPVVPAYVSDDEVDEEGNPLVPSEETEQAQLPTQSASAQEPIDVQPVVDETSADQPSASK, from the coding sequence ATGGAATATGGTTTTATGATTGTTGTCATTGTGTTCATGGTTGCATTGATGTGGTGGCAATCACGCAAATCTAAACAGCAACAAAGCAAAGTACAGGATTTTCGTCAGTCTTTGCAGCCAGGGACACTTGTTGCTACATTCTCTGGTCTAATCGGCACTGTGGTGTCGGTAGATCTAGACAAAGATCAGATTGTTATCGATTCTGAAGGCACCCAGTCACGTTGGCGTATCCAAGCCATTACTGAGCCACCAGTCGTCCCAGCTTATGTTTCAGATGACGAAGTTGACGAAGAAGGAAATCCTCTAGTGCCTTCCGAAGAAACAGAGCAAGCACAGTTGCCAACACAGAGCGCATCGGCTCAAGAGCCCATTGATGTTCAACCTGTGGTTGATGAAACAAGTGCAGATCAACCATCTGCCTCTAAATAA
- the ruvB gene encoding Holliday junction branch migration DNA helicase RuvB: MPEDVRNSITKNSGAQEDSLRMVSADPINGEVLSDEELRPDNLDGFIGQPRLKAQLGLFLDAARKREVAPDHILLAGPPGLGKTTLAMIVAREMNVPIRITSGPAIQHAGDLASMLSSLESGEILFIDEIHRLPRAAEELLYIAMEDFRVDVMVGKGPGASSIPLTLPRFTVVGATTREGMLPSPLRARFGFTAHLDFYPHEELERLIERSAGVLQVNLKGDAATELSLRSRGTPRIANRLLRRVRDWAVVHDLVEVSSDDVRQALSLYQIDTEGLDRLDIAVLTAVVKQFKGGPVGLNNLAAMVGEESETVETVCEPYLVREGFLMRTPKGRIATDKAWKHLGIEIPKDVNKLF, encoded by the coding sequence ATGCCAGAAGACGTGCGCAACAGCATCACGAAGAATTCAGGTGCTCAAGAGGATTCACTACGTATGGTATCCGCAGATCCAATCAACGGAGAAGTACTCAGCGATGAAGAGCTTCGCCCCGACAATTTAGATGGATTTATCGGACAGCCTAGACTTAAAGCTCAGCTGGGTTTGTTCCTTGACGCAGCGAGAAAACGCGAAGTTGCGCCAGATCATATCCTTCTCGCTGGCCCACCAGGACTTGGTAAGACCACACTGGCCATGATCGTAGCTCGTGAGATGAACGTACCAATCCGCATAACCTCTGGCCCTGCTATTCAACATGCTGGTGACTTGGCCTCCATGCTAAGTTCTCTAGAAAGCGGAGAGATTTTATTTATTGACGAAATACATCGTCTTCCCAGAGCAGCAGAAGAATTGTTATACATTGCTATGGAAGATTTCCGTGTAGACGTTATGGTGGGCAAAGGCCCAGGTGCTTCTTCAATACCACTAACTCTTCCTCGCTTTACTGTGGTGGGGGCTACAACTCGTGAAGGTATGTTGCCCTCACCATTACGTGCACGTTTTGGTTTTACTGCACATCTGGATTTCTATCCTCATGAAGAGCTTGAGCGTCTTATCGAACGTTCAGCGGGAGTATTACAAGTCAATCTCAAAGGCGATGCAGCCACGGAACTGTCACTGCGATCGAGAGGAACCCCGCGTATTGCTAACCGTTTGCTACGCAGGGTTAGGGATTGGGCTGTAGTGCACGATCTCGTTGAAGTCAGTTCTGATGATGTCAGGCAAGCTCTGAGTCTGTATCAAATTGACACCGAAGGCTTAGACCGACTCGACATCGCAGTTCTCACTGCCGTTGTAAAACAATTCAAAGGTGGACCTGTTGGTCTCAATAATCTCGCTGCTATGGTCGGTGAGGAATCAGAGACTGTGGAAACCGTTTGCGAACCGTACCTAGTTCGAGAAGGATTCTTGATGCGTACACCTAAAGGTCGCATAGCCACAGATAAGGCATGGAAGCATCTAGGGATTGAAATTCCCAAAGATGTCAACAAGTTGTTCTAA
- the ruvA gene encoding Holliday junction branch migration protein RuvA yields the protein MIGLLSGTIASVEASIALLEVSGVGYEVHMPAGDLASLHAGSSARVYTTMNVSQDAITLFGFLSKSSKMLFIRLQKVSGIGPKVALSLLSTLRPDQLIAAIEAGDATALSKAPGLGRKGAQKIILDLAGRLDLPERNTTDRDNNLDSGSQQVVQGLISLGWQARDAERAVQQVSQESNFTVPLSPEDVPQVLKLALTSLDRGR from the coding sequence ATGATTGGTTTATTGTCTGGGACCATAGCCAGTGTCGAGGCGAGTATTGCCTTACTTGAAGTTTCTGGTGTTGGCTATGAAGTTCATATGCCCGCAGGGGATCTCGCTTCTTTACACGCAGGTTCATCTGCACGGGTATATACCACTATGAATGTGTCACAAGACGCTATCACGCTGTTCGGTTTTCTCTCAAAATCTTCGAAAATGTTGTTTATCAGATTGCAGAAAGTCAGTGGAATAGGGCCAAAAGTAGCTTTATCATTGCTCTCCACGTTGCGCCCCGATCAGTTAATCGCAGCAATAGAAGCTGGAGATGCCACCGCACTATCAAAAGCTCCTGGACTCGGACGCAAAGGAGCGCAAAAAATTATTCTAGATCTGGCAGGACGTCTCGATCTCCCAGAACGCAATACCACTGACAGAGACAATAATTTAGATTCTGGCAGTCAACAGGTGGTCCAAGGATTAATATCGCTAGGTTGGCAAGCCCGAGATGCAGAGCGCGCCGTACAACAAGTTTCTCAAGAGAGTAATTTCACAGTTCCACTGAGCCCAGAGGATGTACCGCAAGTGTTGAAGTTAGCTTTGACCTCATTAGATAGGGGCCGTTAA
- the ruvC gene encoding crossover junction endodeoxyribonuclease RuvC has product MIILGVDPGLTRCGVGVIEAGASRRLSFIHVDVVRSAPEQSQDLRLLTIFNGLSAKMDAFSPDAVSIERVFAQANRNTVLGTAQAAGLAMLAAAQRNIPVALHTPTEAKLAITGNGQAEKIQMERMVTTILKLDRLPTPADAADALALAICHALRPGGALQGGEREQHLTQAQRQWTAASQRAAQRRGVGRGM; this is encoded by the coding sequence GTGATTATTCTTGGCGTTGACCCCGGGCTCACACGCTGCGGGGTCGGCGTTATTGAGGCCGGCGCATCCCGCCGGCTTTCTTTTATCCATGTGGATGTGGTGCGTTCAGCGCCTGAGCAAAGTCAAGATTTACGACTGCTCACTATTTTCAATGGTTTAAGTGCCAAAATGGATGCTTTTTCTCCGGATGCGGTTTCTATTGAACGTGTTTTTGCTCAGGCAAATAGAAATACAGTACTAGGCACTGCTCAGGCAGCTGGTCTAGCCATGTTGGCGGCGGCGCAGCGCAATATTCCAGTCGCGTTGCATACGCCAACGGAAGCGAAATTAGCTATTACTGGCAATGGACAAGCAGAGAAGATTCAGATGGAGCGTATGGTGACGACCATTTTGAAACTCGATCGTCTCCCAACTCCAGCTGATGCAGCAGATGCCTTGGCACTGGCAATCTGTCATGCTTTACGACCTGGTGGTGCATTACAAGGTGGAGAGCGCGAGCAACATTTGACGCAGGCTCAGCGCCAGTGGACTGCAGCCTCTCAGCGCGCAGCGCAACGTCGCGGAGTCGGGCGCGGGATGTAG
- a CDS encoding YebC/PmpR family DNA-binding transcriptional regulator, whose amino-acid sequence MSGHSKWATTKHKKAAIDAKRGKLFAKLIKNIEIAARTGGGDPDGNPTLYDAIVKAKKSSVPADNITRAVKRGSGEEAGAANYEDIVYEGYAPAGVGLIIECLTDNRNRAAAEVRSTLTKFGGSLAQNGSVSFNFVRKGQIVVPAEGNNYDKVFEIAAEAGAEDVTDGEESYDVLTDPSDMVTVRKALQDAGIDYDSADLVLNPKSEVELDIDSARKVIKLIDNLDDLDDVQNLYYNWTASDDVMSQLDEE is encoded by the coding sequence ATGTCAGGGCATTCCAAGTGGGCTACCACCAAGCATAAGAAGGCTGCCATCGACGCCAAGCGCGGCAAGCTCTTCGCAAAGCTGATTAAAAACATCGAGATCGCGGCACGCACTGGTGGCGGCGACCCCGATGGAAACCCGACCTTGTACGATGCCATCGTCAAAGCCAAAAAGTCTTCAGTACCAGCGGACAACATCACGCGCGCAGTCAAGCGCGGTTCAGGAGAAGAAGCTGGTGCTGCGAATTACGAGGACATCGTTTACGAAGGCTATGCTCCAGCAGGCGTGGGACTTATTATTGAATGCCTCACTGATAACCGAAATAGAGCTGCGGCTGAAGTTCGATCAACACTGACCAAGTTTGGTGGATCTTTAGCTCAAAATGGTTCGGTGAGTTTTAACTTCGTGCGTAAAGGTCAGATTGTTGTTCCTGCAGAAGGCAATAATTATGACAAAGTATTTGAAATCGCCGCTGAGGCAGGTGCCGAAGACGTAACTGATGGTGAAGAAAGTTACGATGTGCTCACTGACCCCAGCGATATGGTGACGGTTCGTAAAGCTCTACAAGATGCAGGTATTGACTACGATTCTGCGGATTTAGTACTGAATCCAAAGAGTGAAGTAGAGCTTGACATTGATTCTGCTCGTAAGGTTATCAAGCTTATTGACAATCTTGATGACCTCGATGATGTGCAGAATCTGTATTATAACTGGACTGCCTCAGACGATGTGATGTCGCAACTGGACGAGGAGTAA
- a CDS encoding glycosyltransferase family 4 protein encodes MFVDSQHSASNDSTDPLDGRKLKVGIISPYSFETPGGVQLHIRDFAKQLIARGHDVEVLAPGRRTHDMPLWVQTTGSSFAIPYNGSVANLSYFGWVGSTTRRWVKQGHFDIVHLHEPEVPSISHKPLIPGFDPCPYVATFHASFDTYPLALKCTQLYLRSYLSNIRAAICVSDSALETASHYLDPATDISVIPNGINTASFAAARTRSEWLGTPSAPTIGFLGRMGEDRKGFAVFARAASLILEHIPHARFLCVGDGEADGRKILSSFSEELLAATEFLGRISDDDKAEFYKSLTVYVAPQIGGESFGIVLAEAMAAGCATVASDLKAFKAVSKEGTAAKLFTNGDAHACADAVIELVSNDSARTSLCTRGEVRARDYDWSEVTRSVLSIYAKVLASQ; translated from the coding sequence ATGTTTGTAGATTCTCAACATTCCGCATCAAATGACAGCACTGACCCGTTGGATGGGCGCAAGCTCAAAGTCGGTATCATTAGCCCTTATTCTTTTGAGACCCCTGGTGGCGTGCAACTTCATATCAGAGATTTCGCGAAGCAACTCATAGCACGCGGTCATGATGTTGAGGTTCTAGCACCTGGGAGACGTACGCATGACATGCCATTATGGGTACAAACGACGGGGAGCTCTTTCGCCATTCCATACAACGGTTCAGTAGCTAACCTTAGCTATTTTGGCTGGGTAGGCTCTACAACCAGACGTTGGGTAAAGCAAGGCCACTTTGACATTGTGCATTTACACGAACCTGAAGTCCCCAGCATCAGCCATAAACCGTTGATACCAGGCTTCGATCCGTGCCCTTATGTCGCTACCTTCCATGCTTCATTTGATACATACCCGTTGGCACTAAAATGCACTCAGTTATATCTTCGTTCGTATCTTTCTAATATTCGAGCAGCAATTTGTGTTAGTGACTCTGCATTGGAAACTGCAAGCCACTACCTTGATCCAGCAACAGATATTTCTGTAATTCCAAACGGCATTAACACTGCGTCGTTCGCGGCTGCGCGGACTCGGTCTGAGTGGCTTGGTACACCAAGCGCACCTACTATTGGATTCTTGGGTCGTATGGGTGAGGATCGTAAAGGCTTCGCAGTATTTGCTAGAGCAGCTTCGCTCATCCTTGAGCACATCCCACATGCAAGATTTTTGTGTGTAGGAGACGGAGAAGCGGATGGACGTAAGATTCTCAGTTCATTTTCCGAAGAGTTACTGGCAGCCACGGAATTCCTCGGACGTATTAGTGATGATGATAAAGCTGAGTTTTACAAAAGTCTGACCGTCTACGTTGCACCGCAAATTGGTGGAGAGAGTTTCGGGATTGTACTTGCTGAGGCTATGGCTGCAGGATGTGCGACTGTAGCATCAGACTTAAAGGCATTTAAGGCTGTTTCGAAGGAAGGCACGGCGGCGAAGCTTTTTACCAATGGAGATGCACATGCGTGTGCTGATGCAGTCATTGAGCTTGTCAGCAACGATTCAGCCCGCACGTCACTTTGCACGCGAGGCGAAGTACGCGCGCGTGACTATGACTGGTCAGAAGTCACTAGAAGCGTACTATCCATTTATGCAAAAGTCCTTGCATCTCAATAA
- a CDS encoding phosphatidylinositol mannoside acyltransferase, with protein sequence MNAILSALARHASWLPEGSVRAVFTFVANVAWAFHIGGVRQLERNLAQVLMHRDGSVDRKTLRSTSRAAMTSYFIYFAEALTVGARSSQQLHARIRGEGDGLSSIQQQCTSSSAPIAMGHQGNWDYAGYWANDAIAPVTTVAERLQSEQLLHTFVSIRETLGMTILLTGQHGLTQQLEDCLMQEHVVVPLLADRDLSKHGIFVQAFGSIIRVARGPATIALQSGKPLYIVNMHREALHGDRKRQAGVSTGHVCTVSGPVNPHDYDDMPTEQAVTAISQAWVDIWTKDIERFPEDWHMLQPIFIEDLDLQRLHGVPANFGVSPHPADTQSERM encoded by the coding sequence ATGAATGCAATATTAAGTGCATTAGCCCGTCATGCCTCGTGGCTCCCAGAGGGCTCAGTGAGAGCAGTATTTACTTTCGTGGCCAATGTTGCATGGGCATTTCATATCGGTGGTGTTCGCCAATTAGAGCGTAATTTAGCTCAAGTATTAATGCACCGTGATGGATCGGTTGATCGCAAAACTCTTAGATCGACGTCCCGTGCTGCTATGACATCATATTTCATCTACTTCGCTGAGGCGCTGACTGTGGGTGCGAGGAGTTCGCAACAACTCCATGCACGCATACGTGGTGAGGGGGATGGGCTCTCCTCTATACAGCAGCAATGCACTTCCTCTTCGGCACCAATAGCTATGGGACATCAAGGCAATTGGGATTACGCAGGATACTGGGCAAATGATGCCATAGCACCTGTAACTACTGTCGCAGAACGTTTACAAAGCGAGCAACTGTTGCATACTTTTGTGAGCATCAGAGAAACTCTCGGCATGACCATTCTTCTCACAGGCCAACATGGTTTAACACAACAGTTAGAGGACTGTTTGATGCAAGAGCATGTGGTTGTCCCGCTGCTGGCAGATCGTGATTTAAGTAAGCATGGCATTTTTGTTCAAGCATTTGGTTCAATCATTCGTGTCGCGCGTGGCCCAGCTACTATTGCGCTACAAAGTGGCAAACCTCTGTATATCGTTAATATGCATCGAGAAGCCTTGCATGGTGATCGAAAACGACAGGCAGGTGTAAGCACCGGTCATGTATGTACTGTGAGTGGTCCGGTTAATCCACATGATTATGATGACATGCCAACAGAACAGGCAGTCACAGCTATTTCTCAAGCTTGGGTGGATATTTGGACTAAAGACATCGAGCGATTCCCCGAAGATTGGCATATGCTCCAACCGATATTTATTGAGGATCTTGATTTACAACGTTTGCACGGTGTCCCTGCGAATTTTGGCGTTTCGCCACATCCAGCAGATACTCAGAGTGAGAGAATGTGA
- the pgsA gene encoding phosphatidylinositol phosphate synthase, with protein MFEHLRKPWKRLIAPIARGLVSIGVTANVVTIVGAAGTVLVSIITGITGWLLPGAIVLTILVIFDSLDGSVAALSGGGTQFGAFLDSTLDRIADWAILAGVIIFFHRLIATSSSNDINYWPEIGMYAALFSVMTSFVTSYARARAEAEGFDAKNGIATRSDRLVIILVGMALTGVGLPPAILACCMILLAILGVVTVWQRIWHVSQSMSTSPKPADPSHE; from the coding sequence ATGTTTGAGCATTTGCGCAAACCATGGAAACGGCTGATTGCCCCCATTGCTCGCGGTTTAGTGTCCATTGGAGTCACCGCGAACGTGGTAACGATTGTTGGTGCCGCGGGGACTGTCTTGGTTTCTATAATTACGGGAATCACCGGTTGGCTGTTGCCAGGAGCCATAGTATTGACCATTTTGGTGATATTCGATTCCTTGGACGGATCGGTGGCAGCACTCAGCGGTGGTGGCACACAATTCGGAGCTTTCCTTGACTCCACATTAGATCGTATTGCTGATTGGGCAATTCTTGCCGGCGTTATCATCTTTTTCCATCGTCTCATCGCCACTAGTAGCAGTAACGACATCAACTATTGGCCCGAAATAGGCATGTATGCAGCATTATTTTCAGTTATGACCTCCTTCGTTACGTCATATGCCCGTGCTCGTGCAGAGGCTGAGGGTTTTGATGCGAAAAATGGTATAGCGACGCGCTCAGACCGTTTGGTAATCATTCTGGTAGGAATGGCTCTTACAGGAGTCGGTTTGCCACCAGCAATTTTGGCATGCTGCATGATTCTGCTTGCCATACTTGGCGTTGTCACTGTTTGGCAAAGAATTTGGCATGTATCTCAAAGCATGAGTACATCTCCCAAACCCGCCGATCCTTCGCACGAATAG
- a CDS encoding HIT family protein has protein sequence MNSSHDDAARLCGGSVQQSHHTTVQQDSGSSTIGEPVRCDTADDFPPAEDHIERLWTPQRMAYVLSEKHQDDSNASQTCPFCEAPGKSDEDGLIVWRGQHVFVIMNLYPYNVGHVMVCPYRHISMLTDLHDDELFEFEKTSTQAMRVMDEVSHPDGWNLGINQGAVAGAGVASHLHQHIVPRWSGDSNFMPIVAQTRTMPILLSDQREAYAQAFMSLFGGQANTQPKEKEN, from the coding sequence ATGAATAGCAGTCATGATGACGCTGCCAGATTGTGTGGCGGCTCCGTACAACAGAGTCACCACACAACCGTTCAACAAGATAGCGGCTCTTCGACTATTGGAGAGCCGGTGAGATGTGACACGGCTGACGATTTTCCACCAGCGGAGGATCACATTGAGCGTCTGTGGACTCCACAACGTATGGCCTACGTTCTCTCTGAAAAGCATCAGGATGACAGCAATGCCTCACAGACTTGCCCATTTTGCGAGGCCCCAGGTAAGTCCGATGAGGACGGTTTGATTGTATGGCGAGGCCAACATGTCTTTGTCATCATGAATTTGTACCCATACAATGTCGGACACGTAATGGTGTGCCCATACCGTCATATCAGCATGCTGACTGATTTACATGACGATGAACTCTTCGAATTTGAAAAGACCAGTACCCAGGCCATGCGGGTAATGGATGAGGTTTCGCATCCGGATGGATGGAATCTTGGTATTAATCAAGGAGCTGTTGCAGGTGCTGGTGTCGCATCGCATTTGCATCAGCATATTGTGCCTCGTTGGAGTGGTGACTCAAACTTTATGCCTATAGTCGCTCAAACTCGAACTATGCCGATATTGTTGTCCGACCAGCGTGAAGCATATGCCCAAGCTTTCATGAGCTTATTTGGGGGACAGGCTAATACACAGCCCAAGGAGAAGGAAAACTGA